The Bacteroidota bacterium genome has a segment encoding these proteins:
- the pyrE gene encoding orotate phosphoribosyltransferase, which yields MSLPPTTPHIDPLTTLREQIAADLLQIGALVLRPDEPFTWASGLRAPVYCDNRLTLAYPAIRSRVTAGFQELIGRSEAAPDAVAGVATAGIPQAALVADQLGLPLAYVRASVKGHGRENRIEGRLEAGQRVVLVEDLISTGGSSAAAAEALRAAGTVPTTVLAIFSYGLDAAAGRFAEAGLAHATLTDFDTLLRVAERAGALASSSLGTLRAWRADPEGWSQSHRGTGGSED from the coding sequence ATGAGCCTGCCTCCCACGACACCGCACATCGACCCGCTCACGACGCTCCGCGAGCAGATCGCGGCGGACCTCTTGCAGATCGGTGCGCTCGTGCTGCGACCGGACGAGCCGTTCACCTGGGCCTCGGGCCTCCGCGCGCCGGTCTACTGCGACAACCGGCTGACGCTCGCCTACCCGGCCATCCGGTCCCGCGTCACGGCCGGTTTCCAGGAACTGATCGGGCGGAGCGAGGCAGCCCCCGACGCCGTGGCCGGGGTGGCGACGGCCGGCATCCCGCAAGCTGCGCTCGTCGCAGACCAGCTCGGGCTGCCGCTGGCCTACGTCCGGGCGAGCGTGAAGGGTCACGGGCGCGAGAACCGGATCGAAGGCCGCCTCGAAGCAGGGCAGCGGGTGGTCCTCGTCGAGGACCTGATCTCGACCGGCGGCTCGTCCGCCGCCGCCGCCGAGGCGCTGCGTGCGGCGGGTACGGTCCCGACGACGGTCCTCGCCATCTTCTCGTACGGCCTTGACGCCGCTGCCGGACGCTTCGCCGAAGCCGGCCTCGCCCACGCCACGCTCACCGACTTCGATACCCTCCTCCGCGTCGCCGAGCGCGCCGGGGCGCTGGCGTCGTCGTCGCTCGGCACCCTCCGCGCCTGGCGCGCCGACCCGGAAGGGTGGAGCCAGAGCCATCGGGGGACTGGAGGATCGGAGGACTGA
- a CDS encoding PQQ-dependent sugar dehydrogenase — MTLRPACFLVAVLLAVPAIAQPVELEAAFPELPRFRVPIGLETAPGETRLFVVDQVGLLFSFENDEAASRLDTLLDLRSVVSYDEPSWEEGLLGLAFHPDYQENGHFFVYYNAPPANPGEDHRSIVSRFTVTEYAPPRATLGSEVVLLDVEQPFRWHNGGKLAFHPGEDAANLYVSFGDGGSASDPLDHAQNRETLFGSILRLDVDNPSGGRNYGIPPDNPFAGNADGWREEIWAYGLRNPWRFSIDPVTGDLWVGDVGQGQWEEVTAVREAGANLGWDMYEGMHCFEGPCDPAGVTFPAWEYPHADGMCSVTGGYVYRGADLPELVGQYVYGDFCTGRVWALDIDPAAGDTTNTLLLAGDDDNEPGEVDLLLSSFGVDAGGELYALGWDTRRVYRFVRRIVDAEPGATGTATVLRAPFPNPFADETVLRFDLAEAGPVRIAVYDVLGREVAVLREGVAAAGAGTVRFSADGLAPGMYVVQLEAAGATRTRKVLLAR, encoded by the coding sequence ATGACGCTTCGCCCCGCTTGCTTTCTGGTCGCCGTGCTCCTCGCGGTTCCGGCCATCGCCCAGCCTGTCGAACTGGAGGCAGCCTTCCCCGAGTTGCCGCGCTTCCGGGTCCCCATCGGGCTCGAAACAGCCCCCGGCGAGACGCGCCTGTTCGTGGTCGATCAAGTCGGCCTTCTTTTTTCGTTCGAGAACGACGAGGCCGCGAGCCGGCTCGACACGCTCCTCGACCTCCGCTCTGTCGTGAGCTACGACGAGCCGTCGTGGGAAGAGGGCCTGCTCGGCCTCGCCTTCCACCCGGACTATCAGGAAAACGGCCACTTCTTCGTCTACTACAACGCGCCCCCGGCGAACCCGGGCGAGGACCACCGGTCGATCGTCTCCCGCTTCACCGTGACCGAGTACGCCCCGCCCCGCGCTACGCTCGGCAGCGAAGTCGTGCTCCTGGACGTCGAGCAGCCGTTCCGGTGGCACAACGGCGGCAAGCTCGCCTTCCACCCTGGCGAGGACGCGGCCAACCTCTACGTCTCCTTCGGCGACGGGGGGTCGGCGAGCGACCCTCTCGACCACGCCCAGAACCGCGAGACGCTCTTCGGCTCCATCCTCCGCCTCGACGTGGACAATCCATCGGGTGGTCGGAACTACGGCATCCCGCCGGACAACCCGTTCGCGGGCAACGCCGACGGCTGGCGCGAGGAGATCTGGGCCTACGGGCTGCGCAACCCCTGGCGCTTCTCCATCGACCCCGTCACCGGCGACCTCTGGGTCGGCGACGTGGGGCAGGGGCAGTGGGAGGAGGTGACCGCCGTGCGCGAGGCGGGGGCCAACCTCGGCTGGGACATGTACGAGGGGATGCACTGCTTCGAGGGTCCGTGCGACCCGGCCGGCGTCACGTTCCCGGCGTGGGAGTACCCGCACGCGGACGGGATGTGCTCGGTCACCGGCGGCTACGTCTACCGCGGCGCGGACCTCCCCGAGCTCGTGGGGCAGTACGTCTACGGCGACTTCTGCACGGGCCGCGTGTGGGCGCTCGACATCGACCCCGCGGCGGGGGACACCACCAACACCCTCCTCCTGGCAGGAGACGATGACAACGAGCCGGGCGAAGTCGACCTCCTCCTGTCCTCGTTCGGCGTGGACGCGGGCGGCGAGTTGTACGCGCTCGGGTGGGACACCCGCCGCGTCTACCGCTTCGTGCGTAGGATCGTGGACGCGGAACCCGGCGCGACGGGTACCGCAACGGTCCTCCGGGCCCCCTTCCCCAATCCGTTCGCGGACGAGACCGTGCTGCGGTTCGACCTCGCCGAGGCGGGGCCGGTGCGGATCGCGGTCTACGACGTGCTCGGGCGCGAGGTCGCCGTGCTGCGCGAGGGGGTGGCGGCGGCGGGCGCGGGCACCGTCCGGTTCAGCGCAGACGGCCTCGCCCCCGGCATGTACGTCGTGCAGTTGGAAGCGGCAGGCGCGACGCGGACCCGCAAGGTGCTTCTCGCCCGATAG
- a CDS encoding competence/damage-inducible protein A: MIASLITVGDELLIGQTVNTNAAWIGEQLSARGITVRRAATVSDEADDIRDELRRALAASDAVLLTGGLGATHDDITKRAVADELGRALVFRDDLFAELKAKFEARGRTMAARNRVQAELPEGFEALPNPVGTAPGLWFEDEASGCAVAVMPGVPQEMKTLMREAVLPRLVERRGDETVVQKTLLTVGRGETDLADALGDYAERLGPDLHLAFLPSYGVIRLRITASGATRAEAEDRLAGFERLVRDRVEEFVFGEGDDLLEAAVGRMVGERGLTLATAESCTGGLLADRITNVPGASAYYSGGAVVYGNEQKVSLLGVDRAAIEAHGAVSEAVAKQLAEGVRLRLGTDLGISTTGVAGPGGGTPEKPVGTVWIGYADTHGSYAVRLQLAKDRLLNKRLSITFALNLLRRQLLRRDRAAVDGETVDRGR; encoded by the coding sequence ATGATAGCTTCTCTCATCACCGTTGGCGACGAGCTGCTGATCGGGCAGACGGTCAACACGAACGCGGCCTGGATCGGCGAGCAGCTCAGCGCGCGCGGCATCACCGTCCGCCGCGCCGCGACGGTCTCCGACGAGGCCGACGACATCCGCGACGAGCTGCGCCGCGCCCTCGCGGCGTCCGACGCCGTCCTTCTCACCGGCGGCCTCGGGGCGACGCACGACGACATCACCAAGCGCGCCGTCGCCGACGAGCTCGGCCGCGCGCTCGTCTTCCGGGACGACCTCTTCGCCGAGCTGAAGGCGAAGTTCGAGGCGCGGGGCCGCACGATGGCGGCGCGCAACCGCGTGCAGGCCGAGCTCCCCGAAGGCTTCGAGGCCCTGCCGAATCCGGTCGGGACGGCACCGGGGCTGTGGTTCGAGGACGAAGCAAGCGGCTGCGCTGTCGCCGTGATGCCGGGCGTCCCGCAGGAGATGAAGACGCTCATGCGCGAGGCCGTTCTCCCGCGCCTCGTCGAGCGGCGCGGCGACGAGACGGTCGTGCAGAAGACCCTCCTCACCGTCGGGCGCGGCGAGACCGACCTCGCCGACGCCCTCGGCGACTACGCCGAGCGCCTCGGCCCCGACCTCCACCTCGCCTTCCTCCCGAGCTACGGCGTCATCCGCCTCCGCATTACCGCCTCCGGGGCCACGCGTGCCGAGGCCGAGGACCGGCTCGCAGGTTTCGAGCGCCTCGTCCGCGACCGGGTCGAGGAGTTCGTCTTCGGCGAGGGCGACGATCTCCTCGAAGCCGCCGTCGGGCGCATGGTCGGCGAGCGCGGGCTGACCCTCGCCACGGCCGAGAGCTGCACCGGCGGCCTCCTCGCCGACCGCATCACGAACGTCCCCGGCGCGTCGGCCTACTACAGCGGCGGGGCCGTTGTCTACGGCAACGAGCAGAAGGTCAGCCTCCTCGGCGTGGACCGGGCCGCCATCGAGGCGCACGGGGCCGTGAGCGAGGCCGTCGCCAAGCAACTCGCTGAGGGCGTGCGCCTCCGCCTCGGGACCGACCTCGGCATCTCGACGACAGGCGTGGCCGGGCCGGGCGGCGGCACGCCCGAGAAGCCCGTCGGCACCGTCTGGATTGGCTACGCCGACACGCACGGGAGCTACGCCGTGCGGCTGCAACTGGCGAAGGACCGGCTGCTCAACAAGCGCCTCAGCATCACTTTCGCGCTCAACCTCCTGCGCCGGCAGCTCCTGCGGCGGGACCGAGCGGCGGTAGACGGTGAGACAGTGGACCGTGGACGGTAA
- the recA gene encoding recombinase RecA, with protein sequence MANDSTQDGARQKALDLALKQIEKQFGKGSVMKLGDAPPVIIDAIPTGSLALDHALGIGGVPRGRVVEIYGPESSGKTTLATQIIAEAQKLGGTCAMIDAEHAFDPTYAEKLGVNIDDLYISQPDTGEQALEIVDMMVRSGALDVVVVDSVAALVPRSEIEGEMGDSHVGLQARLMSQALRKLTGTINRTKTCLVFINQIREKIGVSWGSPETTPGGRALKFYCSVRMDIRRIGAVKDGTEIVGNRTRVKVVKNKVAPPFRQAEFDIIYNEGISSMGELVDMAVEADIVTKSGSWYSYGEEKIGQGRDSAKQWLRDNDDARAEVLHRVKVDLGMIEAPDAVSEAAEVTKEQANGAAEVFGA encoded by the coding sequence ATGGCAAACGATTCGACGCAGGACGGGGCCCGCCAGAAGGCGCTCGACCTCGCCCTCAAGCAGATTGAAAAGCAGTTCGGCAAAGGCTCGGTGATGAAGCTCGGCGACGCGCCGCCGGTCATCATCGACGCGATCCCGACCGGGAGCCTCGCCCTCGACCACGCCCTCGGCATCGGCGGCGTCCCGCGCGGGCGCGTGGTCGAGATCTACGGCCCCGAGTCGAGCGGGAAGACGACGCTCGCCACCCAGATCATCGCCGAGGCCCAGAAGCTCGGCGGGACGTGCGCGATGATCGACGCCGAGCACGCCTTCGACCCGACCTACGCCGAGAAGCTCGGGGTCAACATCGACGACCTCTACATCTCCCAGCCCGACACCGGCGAGCAGGCCCTCGAGATCGTCGACATGATGGTCCGCTCGGGCGCGCTCGACGTGGTCGTGGTCGACTCCGTTGCCGCGCTCGTGCCTAGAAGTGAGATCGAGGGCGAGATGGGCGACAGCCACGTCGGCCTCCAGGCGCGGCTGATGAGCCAGGCGCTCCGCAAGCTCACCGGGACGATCAACCGGACCAAGACCTGCCTCGTCTTCATCAACCAGATCCGCGAGAAGATCGGCGTCTCCTGGGGGTCCCCGGAGACGACGCCCGGCGGGCGGGCGCTCAAGTTCTACTGCTCGGTGCGGATGGACATCCGCCGCATCGGCGCGGTCAAGGACGGCACCGAGATCGTCGGCAACCGGACGCGCGTCAAGGTGGTCAAGAACAAGGTCGCCCCGCCGTTCCGGCAGGCTGAGTTCGACATCATCTACAACGAGGGCATCTCCTCGATGGGCGAGCTCGTCGACATGGCCGTCGAGGCGGACATCGTCACGAAGTCCGGTTCGTGGTACAGCTACGGCGAGGAGAAGATCGGCCAGGGCCGCGACTCGGCCAAGCAGTGGCTCCGCGACAACGACGACGCCCGCGCCGAAGTCCTCCACCGCGTCAAGGTGGACCTCGGGATGATCGAGGCCCCCGACGCGGTGTCGGAGGCGGCCGAGGTGACGAAGGAGCAGGCGAACGGGGCCGCCGAGGTCTTCGGGGCCTGA
- a CDS encoding PQQ-dependent sugar dehydrogenase — translation MMLSRFLLLLVLSAGTAYAQAPLERVFPNLAFENAIAIRNAGDGSDYLYVADIYGRVYAFPNDNDVAEADTFLDLSNDIYSNQAGGLLGLAFHPDYEENRYFFVYYVTEAGEGPYRSRLARFTAPEAPGQPVDLETELILLDIERGENLNHHGGDLHFGIPEGPLGEHYLYLSVGDGACCFDPLGAGQDRTTLLGSVLRLDVDNPSGGRNYGIPPDNPFAGNDDGWREEIWAYGFRNPWRFSIDSETGQVWVGDVGELSWEEVNLVTGGGNYGWSVMEGNGCLDSETCEDEGMTRPVWAYPHDVGVSVTGGYIYRGSSAPDYYGKYIVADWGLRKLWSLDYDPQSGEPAEVELLSDFTGLFVVSFGTDESGELYALNYFLGGIYRFAPPKVSNEDAAQADAPLALQLSGPNPFADETVLRFDLAEAGPVRIAVYDVLGREVAVLRDGVAAAGAGTVRFSAPGLAPGVYVVRLTAGGRSVSRTLTLAR, via the coding sequence ATGATGCTCAGCCGTTTCCTGCTTCTCCTCGTCCTGTCTGCGGGGACAGCCTATGCTCAGGCTCCCCTCGAGCGCGTGTTTCCCAACCTGGCTTTCGAAAACGCCATCGCGATCCGGAACGCGGGCGACGGGTCTGACTACCTCTACGTGGCCGACATCTACGGGCGCGTCTACGCGTTCCCCAACGACAACGATGTCGCCGAGGCGGACACCTTCCTCGACCTCTCGAACGACATCTACTCGAACCAAGCCGGGGGGCTCCTCGGCCTGGCGTTCCACCCCGACTACGAGGAAAACCGGTACTTCTTCGTGTACTACGTCACCGAGGCAGGGGAAGGACCGTACCGCTCCCGGCTCGCGCGCTTCACCGCGCCCGAAGCTCCCGGCCAGCCTGTCGACCTAGAGACCGAACTCATCCTGCTCGACATCGAGCGCGGCGAGAACCTCAACCACCACGGAGGCGACCTCCACTTCGGGATTCCCGAGGGTCCGCTCGGGGAGCACTACCTGTACCTCTCCGTCGGAGACGGTGCCTGCTGCTTCGATCCTCTCGGCGCTGGACAGGACCGCACGACGCTCCTCGGCTCGGTCCTCCGCCTCGACGTGGACAATCCATCGGGTGGTCGGAACTACGGCATCCCGCCGGACAACCCGTTCGCGGGCAACGACGACGGCTGGCGCGAGGAGATCTGGGCCTACGGCTTCCGCAACCCCTGGCGCTTCTCCATCGACTCCGAGACCGGGCAGGTCTGGGTCGGCGACGTGGGCGAGTTGTCATGGGAAGAGGTCAACCTGGTCACGGGCGGAGGGAACTACGGCTGGAGCGTCATGGAGGGCAACGGGTGCCTCGACAGCGAGACGTGCGAGGACGAGGGGATGACGCGCCCTGTGTGGGCCTACCCCCATGACGTGGGCGTCTCGGTGACGGGCGGCTACATCTACCGAGGCTCCAGCGCCCCCGATTACTACGGGAAGTACATCGTCGCCGACTGGGGGCTCCGCAAGCTGTGGAGCCTGGACTACGACCCGCAGAGTGGCGAGCCGGCTGAGGTGGAGCTCCTGTCAGACTTCACCGGACTCTTCGTGGTCTCGTTCGGGACGGACGAATCGGGCGAACTGTACGCGCTCAACTACTTCCTCGGCGGCATCTACCGCTTCGCTCCGCCAAAGGTCAGCAACGAGGACGCCGCACAGGCTGACGCTCCGCTCGCGCTTCAACTCAGCGGCCCCAACCCGTTCGCGGACGAGACTGTGCTGCGGTTCGACCTCGCCGAGGCGGGGCCGGTGCGGATCGCGGTCTACGACGTGCTCGGGCGCGAGGTGGCCGTGCTGCGCGACGGCGTGGCGGCGGCGGGCGCGGGCACCGTCCGGTTTAGCGCGCCCGGCCTCGCGCCCGGCGTGTACGTCGTGCGCCTGACGGCCGGTGGGCGCAGCGTGTCGCGCACCCTCACGCTTGCCCGATGA
- a CDS encoding PQQ-dependent sugar dehydrogenase, whose product MRLLLLAALLLAAPAYAQITVEEVFPGLSFDSPIGLEHDPVDEDRLYVVEQAGVVRAFDIGPDVASSSVFLDLLDRVSSGGEKGLLGLAFHPDYETNGYLFVNYSTRPPHRSRLSRFSRSASSPSMADPATELVLLEVDQPFSNHNGGGLAFGPDGYLYLSLGDGGSGGDPEENGQDGTTLLGAILRLDVDGGGAAPDCGEIGGQEAGYTVPPNALADGPGGTCDEIYAWGLRNPWRFSFDRETGTGWIADVGQSQWEEIDVMEDGANYGWNTYEGNACFDGPCDPEGLAFPVWEYNHSLGCSVTGGYVYRGTEVPELTGRYVYGDYCSGRVWALDTSGARPVNDEVFRFPASPFPALTTFGEDARGELYLVRQNGQFYRFFSGSDTSTGSGPSPEILRLDLSGPNPFRAETALTVKLAQAGPARVAVYDVLGREVAVLLDGVAPAGETTVTLAAAGLPAGLYVVQLEAAGATRTRRVVLAR is encoded by the coding sequence ATGCGTCTACTTCTCCTTGCTGCTCTGCTGCTTGCCGCTCCCGCCTACGCCCAGATCACCGTCGAGGAAGTCTTCCCGGGCCTCTCGTTCGACAGTCCCATCGGGCTGGAGCACGACCCGGTCGACGAGGATCGGCTCTACGTCGTCGAGCAGGCGGGCGTGGTACGGGCGTTTGATATCGGCCCGGACGTAGCCTCGTCGAGCGTGTTTCTCGACCTCCTCGACCGGGTCAGCTCGGGCGGCGAGAAAGGGCTACTCGGGCTGGCCTTCCACCCGGATTACGAGACGAACGGGTACCTCTTCGTCAACTACAGCACGCGGCCCCCGCACCGCTCGCGCCTGTCCCGGTTCTCCCGCTCCGCCTCAAGCCCCAGCATGGCCGACCCGGCGACCGAACTCGTCCTGCTCGAGGTCGACCAGCCCTTCAGCAACCACAACGGCGGGGGACTCGCCTTCGGCCCGGACGGCTATCTCTACCTCTCGCTCGGCGACGGCGGCTCCGGCGGCGACCCCGAGGAGAACGGGCAGGACGGCACGACGCTCCTCGGCGCGATCCTCCGCCTCGACGTGGACGGCGGCGGGGCCGCGCCCGACTGCGGCGAGATCGGCGGCCAGGAGGCGGGCTACACCGTCCCGCCGAACGCCCTCGCCGACGGGCCGGGCGGTACGTGCGACGAGATCTACGCGTGGGGCCTCCGCAACCCCTGGCGCTTCTCCTTCGACCGCGAGACCGGCACCGGCTGGATCGCCGACGTCGGCCAGAGCCAGTGGGAAGAGATCGACGTGATGGAGGACGGCGCCAACTACGGCTGGAACACGTACGAGGGCAACGCCTGCTTCGACGGGCCGTGCGACCCGGAGGGGCTGGCATTTCCCGTCTGGGAGTATAACCACTCGCTCGGCTGCTCCGTAACCGGCGGCTACGTCTACCGCGGCACCGAGGTGCCGGAACTGACGGGCCGCTACGTCTACGGCGACTACTGCTCCGGCCGGGTCTGGGCGCTCGACACGTCGGGCGCGCGGCCGGTGAATGACGAGGTGTTCCGCTTCCCGGCGAGCCCCTTCCCGGCGCTGACCACGTTCGGCGAAGACGCCCGCGGCGAGCTGTACCTCGTCCGCCAGAACGGACAGTTCTACCGGTTCTTCTCCGGGTCCGACACTTCCACCGGTAGCGGTCCGAGTCCGGAGATCCTTCGCCTCGACCTCAGCGGCCCGAACCCGTTCCGCGCGGAAACGGCGCTGACGGTGAAACTCGCTCAGGCAGGGCCGGCGCGGGTAGCGGTCTACGACGTGCTCGGGCGCGAGGTGGCGGTGCTCCTCGACGGTGTGGCTCCGGCGGGCGAGACCACCGTGACGCTGGCTGCCGCCGGCCTGCCGGCCGGGCTGTACGTCGTGCAACTGGAAGCGGCAGGCGCAACGCGGACGCGCAGGGTCGTCCTCGCCCGCTAG